The DNA region TGGCCGAGGATCTACCATTTACCAAGGTGCTCAACGTTATATGATTGACAACTTTTCCATGCAGCAGCACAAATTGGAAGTTAGAAATGATAATTTCTTCCTACGTGGCTACATCACTTCTGATAAAGCTGGAGACTCTTATGTACTGGACGTAGCAGGCCCTAATTTATTAGCCAAATGGAAACCCCACGATGTTTGGTTTGGTGAATACACAGGCGCTTACATTCAATCGACTTTGGGCGGTGCCACTAACGAAGAGGCTCATGCCATTGCCCGCCAAACCGCCGAAACGGGACGCTTTATTCCAGGTACTCCCGAATATCAAAATGCGTTTGATGCCGTTATAAGCGACACCAACTTTTTAACGGGTTCAAAATTTCAGGATAATTCCAAAATTTACCATTCGGATGCCAACTATAACTTCAGCCACTTAATCGATTGGGCCGAAATACAGGTAGGCGGTTCGTACAGAAGATACAAGTTAAACTCCTTCGGAACCATATATACCGACGCTCAAGGTCCCATTAACTATTCGGAAGTTGGCGTTTATACCCAAATTCAAAAAACAGTTATGGAACGCTTAAAGTTAACAGGCTCGATTCGCTACGATAAATCGGAACTGTTCGACGGATTCTTTTCGCCGCGTTTATCGGCAGGCTATACTTTAGGCGAAGACGAAAACCATAACGTTAGGGCTTCGGTCCAAACTGGTTTTAGAAATCCAAACACCCAAGATTTGTACATCGGGTTAGTTACCGGATTGGGCGTATTGATTGGTGGCGCCAATGATAATGGCGACCGTTTTGTACGGCCATATGAGGTGAGTCAATTTGCCCAAAACAATTTGGGGCAACCATCTTCCATTTCTCAATCGGGTACTGCGGCCTACAATAACTCTCTATCCTCGACCGTGGCAGCAGGTTTGGCAACACACAACCCATCTAGCAACGGAAGTGAATATATTGGAAACTCAAGCTGTAAAACCGGAGCAAGTAACCTCTTTCGAAGTGGGTTACCGCGGAAAATTAAAAAATGTTACCATCGATTTAAGTGCGTATTATAACACTTATCAAGATTTTATAGCGAACGAAACCGTGGCCGCTCCATACTACGGTAATGTTGCAAACTTCGATTTAACAGGTTACGACCCTGCCAACCCGGCTTCAGTGGCGGGTTTAAACCAAGATACTCAGTTCATTCTTGCCGCCCTCCAAAACGATGATTTTGTAAGATACCAAACCTACACCAATTCAAGCACTGAAGTAAACTCATACGGTGGTGCCGTTGCAGTAAACACAAAAGTATTTGGCAATTTCGATCTTGGTGCTAACTATACCTACGCTAATTTCGATTTCGATAAAAAGGCCAACCCTAATTTCCGCCCCAGCTTCAACACACCTGAACACAAGGTAAAAGCTTCCTTTGGAAATACAGAACTATTTAAAAACTTCGGATTTAACCTAGCTTGGAGATGGAGCGATAACTACTTGTGGCAATCGTCTTTTGGGGACGGCGAGATTGACTCCTATCACGTAGTTGACGCCCAATTGAATTATA from Tamlana crocina includes:
- a CDS encoding TonB-dependent receptor codes for the protein MQSKNPFDFPGISVSIKRGVTSQEAAGTNPYTDVGMRAAYKFSDKFAAKVNFGYLRGTDWMANDLDDKNLAGGTRETNINYNGVNVYGDDFSINIHDVALRLVELGRAPAGSENLVPSVDVSRTGYEEQYMTDYKAESVKADWGLYYRPWANDFEIQYVGKVGRGSTIYQGAQRYMIDNFSMQQHKLEVRNDNFFLRGYITSDKAGDSYVLDVAGPNLLAKWKPHDVWFGEYTGAYIQSTLGGATNEEAHAIARQTAETGRFIPGTPEYQNAFDAVISDTNFLTGSKFQDNSKIYHSDANYNFSHLIDWAEIQVGGSYRRYKLNSFGTIYTDAQGPINYSEVGVYTQIQKTVMERLKLTGSIRYDKSELFDGFFSPRLSAGYTLGEDENHNVRASVQTGFRNPNTQDLYIGLVTGLGVLIGGANDNGDRFVRPYEVSQFAQNNLGQPSSISQSGTAAYNNSLSSTVAAGLATHNPSSNGSEYIGNSSCKTGASNLFRSGLPRKIKKCYHRFKCVL
- a CDS encoding TonB-dependent receptor codes for the protein METQAVKPEQVTSFEVGYRGKLKNVTIDLSAYYNTYQDFIANETVAAPYYGNVANFDLTGYDPANPASVAGLNQDTQFILAALQNDDFVRYQTYTNSSTEVNSYGGAVAVNTKVFGNFDLGANYTYANFDFDKKANPNFRPSFNTPEHKVKASFGNTELFKNFGFNLAWRWSDNYLWQSSFGDGEIDSYHVVDAQLNYTVPSIKSSFKIGASNLLNNEYATAFGTGNIGSIYYLSWTINNL